AGGTTTGTTAAGTTTGCCGGAGAGTACATAAATCTTACTTATGTGAGGAGGGTTTACATTCATGAACATGGTAGCGGGCAATGGGATATAGTCATGATACTCGAGCAACACGACTATGATTCGCATGTCATCTCTGAGGTGTATCCAAGCAAAGAAAAGGCAGAAAAAGCTTTGGAGACGATTTTGAATGATCGTATTCATATGAGATGATTCGTCCGAATTTTCTCTCTCCTTTGAGGTGGCAGTAGTGTCACATCACCTGTACTCCTGATTTGGCAATCTTGACACACCGTCACACAGCAGCCTTTCGCTCGTACCCCTTTCTAGAATTCTTTTGACTTGCATATGGGTGAAATGTTTCCCTTTTTTCGTTTTGTAACCCTTTTCGTTCAGATACTTTGCTATAAGCTTGTATCCGTATCCTTTACTTCACTTCTAAGTCCTTTCATCAGTGTTATAACCCTCTGTTCATGCGGGTTCAGTAAGAGCTTCCCTTCAGGTGTTGCATCATATCCGAACGGAACATCTCCTCCTGTTTTCTCCCCTCGCGCTTTTTTGCCTTTAAAGCATCTTTTGTCCTTTCAATAATCGCTTCACGCTCCCACTGTGCTACAGATATCAATACGTTCAACACCAATTTTCCACTTGCAGTACGTGTATCTACATTCTCCGATACAGAGAATAGCTGTTTATCTTGAGAGAATCGGTTCAAAAGGTATCCCACGTCTGCTACTGATCTGGTTAGACGATCGAGTTTTGCCATCACTATGCCGTCTGCTATGGAAGCCTCTAGCTTTTTCAAAACTCGCTGTAGTCCTGGTCTGTTTAAGGATTTTCCTGAATATCCCTCGTCCACCACGATGTCTACAAGATCAAGATCGCAGAGTTTACAGTAAGATCTTATTTTCTCTATCTGAGCTTCAATCCCGAGTCCACTTTTTGCTTGTTCATCTGTGGAAACTCTAACGTACCCCACCACCCTCATTGCCTCCGCACGGCCTCCTAAATTTGTTGCAAAGCGGCATGGCATTCGACATGAAAGATTATTCGTTGATGGTAACACTTGACCCCGTCGAATACCCATTTTCCTATCTAGCTTGTGGGTGTTTCAACCTGGACTCTATCGAAA
This region of Thermotoga sp. genomic DNA includes:
- a CDS encoding recombinase family protein, whose translation is MRVVGYVRVSTDEQAKSGLGIEAQIEKIRSYCKLCDLDLVDIVVDEGYSGKSLNRPGLQRVLKKLEASIADGIVMAKLDRLTRSVADVGYLLNRFSQDKQLFSVSENVDTRTASGKLVLNVLISVAQWEREAIIERTKDALKAKKREGRKQEEMFRSDMMQHLKGSSY